One Vicia villosa cultivar HV-30 ecotype Madison, WI unplaced genomic scaffold, Vvil1.0 ctg.002811F_1_1, whole genome shotgun sequence DNA window includes the following coding sequences:
- the LOC131639857 gene encoding ATP synthase subunit alpha, chloroplastic-like — MGGGFMIQEGSSVKATEIIAQIPISEGYLSRVVNALAKPIDGRGEISASESRLVESPAPGIISRRSVYEPLQTGLIAIDSMIPIGRGQRELIIGDRQTGKTAVATDTILNQQGQNVVCVYVAIGQKASSVAQVVNTLQDRGAMEYTIIVAEKANSPATLQYLAPYTGAALAEYFMYRERHTLIIYDDFSKQAQAYRQMSLLLRRPPSREAYPEDVFYLHSHLLERAAKLSSQLGEGSMTALPIVETQSGDVSAYIPTNVISITDGQIFLFADLFNAGIRPAINVGISVSRVGSAAQIKAMKQVAGKLKLELAQFAELEAFAQFSSDLDKATQNQLAKGRRLRELLKQSQSAPLTVEEQIITIYTGMNDYLDSLEIEHVRKCIVELRAYLKTNKPKFNEIISSTKTFTGEAEAKNMSIIWVPVHQYVQVVN, encoded by the coding sequence ATGGGTGGTGGTTTCATGATACAAGAGGGAAGTTCCGTAAAAGCAACAGAAATAATTGCTCAGATACCAATAAGTGAGGGTTATTTGAGTCGTGTTGTAAATGCCCTAGCTAAACCTATTGACGGTCGAGGAGAAATTTCAGCTTCGGAATCTCGGTTAGTCGAATCTCCCGCTCCTGGTATTATTTCCAGACGTTCCGTGTATGAGCCTCTTCAAACGGGACTTATTGCTATAGATTCTATGATCCCTATAGGGCGTGGCCAGCGAGAATTGATTATTGGGGACAGACAAACAGGTAAAACAGCAGTAGCTACAGATACGATTCTCAATCAACAGGGACAAAATGTAGTATGTGTTTATGTAGCTATTGGTCAAAAAGCATCTTCTGTGGCTCAAGTAGTAAATACTTTACAAGACAGAGGAGCAATGGAATACACTATTATAGTGGCTGAAAAAGCAAATTCCCCAGCTACATTACAATACCTCGCGCCTTATACCGGAGCAGCTCTGGCTGAATATTTTATGTATCGTGAACGTCACACTTTAATCATTTATGACGATTTCTCCAAACAAGCACAGGCTTATCGCCAAATGTCTCTTCTATTACGAAGACCACCAAGTCGCGAAGCTTATCCCGAAGATGTTTTTTATTTACATTCGCATCTTTTGGAAAGAGCCGCTAAATTAAGTTCTCAGTTAGGTGAAGGAAGTATGACTGCTCTACCAATAGTTGAGACCCAATCAGGAGATGTTTCAGCTTATATTCCTACTAATGTAATTTCCATTACAGATGGccaaatattcttatttgctgatTTATTCAATGCTGGGATCAGACCTGCAATTAATGTGGGTATTTCCGTTTCCAGAGTTGGATCGGCGGCTCAAATAAAAGCCATGAAACAAGTAGCTGGTAAATTAAAATTGGAATTGGCACAATTCGCAGAATTAGAAGCTTTTGCACAATTCTCTTCAGATCTCGATAAAGCTACGCAAAATCAATTGGCAAAAGGTCGACGATTGCGCGAGTTGCTTAAACAATCCCAATCAGCTCCTCTTACTGTGGAAGAACAGATAATAACTATTTATACTGGAATGAATGATTATCTTGATTCATTAGAAATTGAACACGTAAGGAAATGTATCGTTGAGTTACGGGCTtatttaaaaacgaataaacctAAATTCAACGAAATCATATCTTCTACCAAGACATTCACTGGGGAAGCAGAAGCCAAGAATATGAGCATCATCTGGGTTCCCGTCCATCAATACGTCCAAGTCGTCAATTAA